The sequence GAGCGCCCGCAGGatctgcctcctgctccagcgCAGCGTGGCCACGGAGGCCGGCGGcgagcagccccggccctgccgcggggggctgcggtcCCCGTGCGGGGCTCCCTGCCGGGGGGCACGGCACCGCGCAAGGACGCCCTGCCGCTGGGCCGGCCCCTCgctggcggccgggggctcctGCGCCGTGGcgagggccgccggcgccgctgcgCTGGGTCTCTCCTCCGTCCCGGCCGGCGGCTCCTCCGGCGACGCGGCGAGGCCCCAGGCGGGCTGCGGCTCCCGGCCGCGGGCgttcgcctcctcctcctcctcccctgcctgcgCCTCCGCCTGCGGCCGGCTCCTCGCCTCCGCGCTcgctctcgcctccttctccagaaacggcggcgccgccgccgcgtcccccctgGCCGAGCCGGCAGCCGCGGGGACGAGGACCGGAGAGaccaccgcggccgccggccctgcccagggcttCGGCGTCCCCCGGCTCTTCCCCGGGGCTTCGCTGGTGGCGGCCGCCTCGTCGCCGGCGCCGCCGAGCGCGCCGGGCAgggagccggccccgggggccgccccgccgccctcctcctcgcccggcggcgccgggccgggccgggggccgagcAGGTCCCCGCGGCGCTGCAGCCGCTTGGCGCGGACGTGCAGCTCCAGGGCCTCGCGCTGCTCCTCGGGCAGGAACAGGGCCTCGGGCACCGCGATGTGgacgggcggcgggcgccggccccccggcgacctccccggccgcggccgcgccgccggctccggcgggCAGAGGCGCTCCGGCGGGAGCtggggcggcgccggccgcgaCGCTTCCAAGGACCGCCGCACCGCGGCGGGGAGCATCCGCAGCCGCGTCTCCAGGCACTTCCTCGCCGCGTGCAGCCACAGCCGGCGGCGGACGTCGCGGCTCAGCTCCGGCTTCGACGCGCcgacgggccccgcggcgccgggccggctcccgtCCTCGCCGGCGGAGGAATCGGCCTCGAGGTCGGCGCCGGCCTTCGGCGCGGCCGCTcctgccggcccggcggccgggctgggcagctcggggccgggggcggccgtgcccggagccagcggcccccccgggggctccTGGGCGCtggggggcagccccccgccccggcgccgggggccgtcccgcgccgcgctgcccggcgtgCGCCCGGCGGAGGagcgggccccggcggggggatCTTCGGCTCCGCCGGCGGcctcgccgcccccggccgccctcccggggggctcgggggccggctgctgctggaggcgccgggggggccggccgggcccccgcgtcCCGGCGCCCGGGGAAGAGCCGGCGGAGgaggccggggcggagcggggcgccggcgggccccggggcggccccgggtcCAGGGGggcgagcagcggcggcgggcagggcaccaggcGGGCCAGGGACTCCTCGGTGGGGTTggggaccccccagagcccctggaGGTGCTTCTGCAGCACGTTGGCGGCCACGGCGTCGGCCTTGCCCTGCAGCCaggggcagagccgccgccgggccAGGGGCCGGGTCTGCCCCGGGCCGATGGGCTTGGGCAGGCCGGGGCGGCCCTGCCGCAGGGCGGCTCGCTGCTGCGACCGCCGCAccggcccgggcagcgcccccAGCCAGATCTCCAGGCCTTTCCGAGCCAGGTGGCTCTGCAGGGACGGAGAGGCCCGGCCGTCCCGCTCGGAGCCCGGCGGGCgagcggctccgcgcccggcgggGGCTCGTCCCTccgggcccggggccgcggcgctccggCTCCGAggggggctcggccccggctccggccgcggctccggctgcggctccgagggggcggcccggccccggggcggggggcagaagGGGCAGCGGTGCcccgagcgcccgccccgccgggccgagcccgccgcgctgTCGCTGCTGGAGGAGCCCCAGGAGAGGCCGCCCGCCCGCACCAGCTCCTCCAGGTCCCACCAGGCCGCCCGCCACGTGCTGGAGCCCCACGAGGCCACCGAgcgcggccccagcccggccgccggcccggcccgcgccgccagcACCCGCCGCTGCAGctcccgggcggccgccgcgcagcgggcgcagccggcccggcggcaccgcggctcggccccggcgctgctgctgctgctgccggtggGATGCACCTCcggaccggggccgggaccggggccctCGCCCAGCGCCCAGcgccaccaggcagcagccagcagggcggcagcagccACTAGCAGCAGGAggccggggccgagcagggccTCGAGGggagccagcccggcccggcgccggccccagGGCGCCCAGCGCGGCGCCACGGGTTGACTGCGGAGCGGTCCCCGTCGGCGCCGCTGTGACGTCACACACCCGCCGCTGTGACGCCACAGACCCGCGATGCTGAGAacagggcggcgggggcgggcgccaGGGGCgtcgccccgccccctgccccgttCTCCCCGCCCACTTGCCCCTTGCGccctgcccccgccggcggcgtcgccccgccccctgccccgcgcgCTCCGCCCCGCCAAcggcctcgccccccccccccccccccccgccgccatcttgtggcgagcggcgccgggcgcgcTGAGGTGGCGGCAGGTGAGAGGCGTTTCGCGGTGCGTGCTGCcctgcggcgggggcggccgggctccgtcctccctccctccctccctctcccccccccggagcccctcggCGGGGCTGCCCCCTCTCCCTTACCCGtccgccccgctgccgccttcCCCCGCAGCAGCGGCCTGGCCTCCCCTCAGGCCCCTCTGCGAGCCGCCTGGCCTCCCCTGCCCGTCCGCAGTAGTGGGGCCCGGcctgcccctcccccccgacCCCTATAGCAGCGGCCTGGCCGTTTCCCATTGCCAGGCCgccataacccccccccccccccgccacttcCCAGCACGTCCTCTCCAGCGTGATCCAGCCGCCTGCCaccaccccctatagccccctgcAAGCCTTAGAGCCAAAAGCCAGCCCCCCCGTTGTCCCCACAGTGGCAGGCCGGATCCCTTATAGCAGCGGTGCCCCTTATTGCAGGGGTCTGGCCCTCCTgcttccccagcctgtgctgggccccacagaggagagggaggcctgcagccaggctggggtgagggcctCCAGGGAGAGCACGTGCTTCCTAAATACAGAACAGGGGCACCGACCTGTCCCTTCTCCACTGGGGATGGGACCTGAGAGGCTggctctggctgcagcagaggagatgCGCTGGCCTAGGGGGTGAGCCTCCAGGCGTAAGGCTAAGGAGGCATTAGTGCTGCATGCTGAGGTGGCTTTGGTTTTCCCTGTGGGGTGGTTGGTGAAAGGTTAGCCCGGCATCAGTCAGGAAAGCAGAGGTGGAGGGACGCTGCCTTAGCACACTCACTTAGCACACCCTCCTGCCAAGTGACTGGGCCTCTCTGTCTTTATTCACTTTCCTTCTGAAAGCCCCTTACGTGTTCATAGTGTGCCTGCTTCTTACTGGCCACGTGTCTCCAACCCGTGGctcacagtcttctgctgttaGCTGTACTGTGTCATCAAATATCTGATCCCTGGCCTTATATCTAGGCTAAGGAGCTAGGTCCTTTCTGCTTATgtaccccctccccaaaccttcCCATGAGTCTGTTTCTATAACATGCTCGAGTTGCTGAAGGTGAAATATGCCCAGGTTCATAGCGTGCGTGTTTTAGTACTGCTGATGGGATGCAGCAGTGGTAGATATCCCGTTGCTTTCTGTTCCCATTTGTTCTGTGCTTTTGGCTGAGGTACtgcttgtatttttcctttcatcctgCTTAGGCTCGCAAAACTAGACCTGTTCCTTCTACCTTCTGTTTTTCAGGGCCAGGCTGTCCTGTGGGAAAGCTTATGCTGTAGGTATATGCGGAGGGAGACTGAGATTCCAGTGACTGCAGCAGGATTAGTTTTGACTTTCTTGTTGATATTTTTTTATGTGGTCTTTTAGGATCTCTGATTCTGATAAATTAAAATTGCCCTTTTGGGGAAAGATTATAGCTGACTTGTTTGAGAATTTCACTGAGCAGCAGTTACGAGAGATGTTTGTCAAGTGCAGGTGTTTTTCTGGACCTGCTGAGTTTTTCCACGTGGCTTTAGGATACCCAAAATCACACTAATTTGCTGTAATTAGGCTGCACAAGTAACTTCCAAGTAGATACTGCCTTTTCTTACAAATATGCTGGGTGCAGCATGAGGAGTTTCTTGGGTTTTACCACATTAGAAGGAGTAAATGAAGCTATTGCTTCAGTTACCGAGTCGCTGCAAAGTTGGCACAGGATGTTGAAAAGTCATGGATCCCACTGTACTTCTTGCTCTGACCTGGAGGGGTAAACTTACAGAGACTGGTTTTCTGAGCCATAGTTACAAGTATTAATGgatccattttccttttcagcacTGCAGAATGGAGAACTATAAGAAGACCAAGATTGTGGAGAAGCCTTGTCCTCTTCCTTTCACTGACCTGCCCCCTGATATTATTGAGATGAAGGTGAAGGATGGGAGCAAAATCAGAAACCTGATGGGATATGCTATTGGCAAGATGGAGCTGGACTCGGTGAGGCAGATCCTTTTCACTGGCTCGGGCAAGGCCGTCAGCAAGACCATTACCTGTGTGGAAATCATGAAACGAAGGCTCAAAGAACTCCACCAGATCACCAAAGTGCTCTTCAAACAGATCGAAGAGATCTGGGAACCCATTGTGCCTGAGGCAGGCCTCGATGCCTTGACAGTGAAGAGAAACATTCCTGCCATATGTGTCTTGCTCAGCAAAGATGCCCTTGATCCCCAAGAGCCTGGATATCAGGCTCCAGGTTCTTTTGAAGCCTTCTGGATTGAGACACTCAAAGCAGAGTCCCAGGGTCAAATGAAGAGGAAGCAGGGTGCAGGAAGAGGAGCTGGCAACACAGGAAAGCACCCTCGGTCTGTCGGAGAGCATGAGGAGTCCTGCGAAAAGTCCTGAGACGAAGACGACGCGTTTGGGTGTAACTTGGGGGATTTAAGGAACAAGCCAGCtactgtagctgggaagctgctgAACACATGGGCTTGCAGAGCTGTTAGGGGAGGGTAGGAGAAGTTGCTGTTTCAAAATGGACATGACTGTAGCTGTCTGAAACTGTGTTTTGACAAGTTGGCTTGTCAAAGGCTGCCAGTACTCTGTAGCTTGTGGTTGAGGAATGAACCAGATGGGAACCATCTCTATTTGAGCATGGACTATTGGCATCTCGTCAGGGGGCCCAAATTAATGGCTATTCACTGAGCTGGGTTTAAGCTGCTCGGGGAGATGCAGCAGGTGCAGCACACCACCCGCTCGtgttggaggaggaggtggcTCTTGCTGTGGCGCAGATGGGAGGTGTGACCCAGCTTGGATTTCTGGCTGCTGCCTGTGTCGCCAGAGTTTGTGTATACAGAAAACACGGTACTGGGCTGGATCAGCCACTTAATCTGTGCCTGAAAGTCCGTCTTCTCGTAATCCCTTGTGGCAGCCTTATGGTTTGAATGTAGGGCTGCAATCTCTCCTCAGATATGACTCCATCTGTGATTTTGTGAGAGTTGCATCCTTTCTGTCCTCCTTTGACCTCCTCTGTGGAGTTGGCAGATGATGCCCTCTATCTGCCAAAGTGTCAGGAGTTGACTGATCTAATAATCGGCCCGAAATCCTGAAGCTGTGCGAGTGCCCTGGGGTTGTGGTAATGGTTAGCTCCAAAGcacactgtttt comes from Struthio camelus isolate bStrCam1 chromosome Z, bStrCam1.hap1, whole genome shotgun sequence and encodes:
- the LOC104152003 gene encoding ribonuclease P protein subunit p25-like protein, which produces MENYKKTKIVEKPCPLPFTDLPPDIIEMKVKDGSKIRNLMGYAIGKMELDSVRQILFTGSGKAVSKTITCVEIMKRRLKELHQITKVLFKQIEEIWEPIVPEAGLDALTVKRNIPAICVLLSKDALDPQEPGYQAPGSFEAFWIETLKAESQGQMKRKQGAGRGAGNTGKHPRSVGEHEESCEKS